The following proteins are encoded in a genomic region of Gimesia algae:
- a CDS encoding NAD-dependent epimerase/dehydratase family protein — MNVLVTGGGGFLGLYIVEQLVAAGETVRVLCRGEYARLKELGVETVQGDIRDAATVELACEDIDTVYHTAAVSGIWGPWDYFYSINTQGTLNIIESCKSQGVTRLIYTSSPSVVYDGSAHENATEDLPYSEHFLCHYPHTKMLAERAVLAANGEAGLATVALRPHLIWGPRDNHLIPRLIQRAKSGRLRQVGEGTNLISMSYVENAAAAHLQAAARLFPDSPVGGQAYFINEPEPVLMWEWINQLLVEAGLQPVKKRISINAAKRIGSVLEFLFRVLHLPGEPPMTRFLASQLSSSHYYDVSRARHDFGYEPPVSFEVAMRRMKPELQRLAAQ, encoded by the coding sequence ATGAATGTGCTGGTGACCGGGGGAGGCGGCTTCCTTGGATTGTATATTGTTGAGCAACTGGTGGCTGCCGGGGAAACGGTTCGCGTGTTGTGTCGTGGCGAATACGCGCGGCTCAAAGAATTGGGTGTGGAGACCGTTCAGGGGGATATTCGTGATGCAGCAACAGTCGAGTTGGCTTGTGAGGATATCGATACCGTTTATCATACAGCCGCTGTTTCCGGCATCTGGGGACCTTGGGATTACTTTTACAGCATTAATACTCAAGGGACTCTGAATATCATTGAGTCCTGCAAATCGCAAGGTGTGACCCGACTGATTTATACCAGCTCACCTAGTGTTGTGTATGACGGTTCTGCCCACGAAAATGCCACCGAAGACCTGCCATACAGCGAGCATTTTCTCTGCCACTATCCGCACACCAAGATGCTGGCCGAGCGTGCTGTACTCGCGGCGAACGGAGAAGCAGGACTGGCAACGGTCGCACTCAGGCCGCATCTGATCTGGGGACCCCGCGATAATCATCTGATTCCCCGATTGATTCAGCGTGCCAAATCAGGACGCTTGCGACAGGTAGGAGAAGGAACCAATCTGATTTCGATGAGCTACGTGGAAAATGCAGCCGCGGCCCATCTCCAGGCCGCGGCACGTTTGTTTCCCGATTCTCCGGTTGGAGGTCAGGCCTATTTTATCAATGAGCCCGAACCGGTACTGATGTGGGAATGGATCAATCAATTACTCGTTGAAGCGGGACTGCAGCCCGTCAAAAAACGGATCTCAATCAATGCGGCGAAACGAATCGGAAGTGTGCTGGAGTTTCTATTCCGGGTTCTGCATCTGCCCGGCGAACCGCCGATGACTCGTTTTCTGGCGTCTCAGCTCAGCAGTTCTCATTATTATGATGTCAGTCGTGCGCGACATGACTTCGGGTATGAGCCTCCCGTTAGTTTTGAAGTAGCGATGCGGCGAATGAAGCCCGAATTGCAGCGACTGGCTGCACAATAG
- a CDS encoding HEAT repeat domain-containing protein, with product MRQLLTTVLFLGVSLLTSGIVSAQAPDIAPLIKDLASDNEEQQALAAHRLGELGPLSKPAVPALVEVVKAGSVASKSEAIIALGKIGPAASAAVPDLAKILRGYSIILKYNALQALRGIGPASKPAAKQIVPLLESNNSYLKIAAARTLWAVDPGNKEHLQPIIKVLVDSLHVPINEVRSSAAVALAELGAPAVEPLLEQLKTEYKENHTEQCQQICDVFAHMGAQSEAAIPTLIKALKVENPELVWHAANALGAISAKPDEVVPALTPLLKNSSPEVRAHAAIALGNFGSAAKSAVPELIKLLSDSELNVKLDAASALGSIGPDASSAVPALAKAMQDGPTALTLTSASALASIGKAAVPEVTKLLNEDSSLKLLAIHVLGEIGTESEESIPELLKLTKSDDTDIRETAIVSLGEIGPKAIKAEPELIKILENSTGTTRNKAVYALSKIGSKKALPLIKKYAESDSDDERFRLVCAWALLREDPTNPEAVNAALPGLIKALSDENALLRREAASAIALSGPLAKSAVPSLKEALEKEKDQRVTFELITALAEIGPPAAAAIPLIKPYVNSEDMVLRVVATYALARFGKLSESAVPLLEKELKLHNEQENAVTLWALTKIDPSPARAKAAIPALTDLLTKHPNPDARVEAAISLGEFGIKTPEITQALKTAVKDKDPRVKKAAEAALKKLNS from the coding sequence ATGCGTCAACTACTTACGACAGTGCTTTTTCTGGGCGTCAGTTTACTCACATCTGGTATCGTTTCTGCTCAAGCCCCTGATATCGCCCCACTGATAAAAGATCTGGCCAGCGATAACGAAGAACAGCAGGCGTTAGCCGCTCATCGTCTGGGAGAGTTAGGGCCTTTGTCCAAACCTGCCGTCCCGGCATTGGTTGAAGTCGTCAAAGCGGGTTCTGTCGCTTCCAAGAGTGAAGCCATTATCGCTCTTGGAAAAATCGGACCTGCTGCGTCAGCTGCTGTGCCCGACCTTGCTAAAATCTTACGTGGCTATTCCATCATTCTGAAATATAATGCCTTACAGGCACTGCGGGGTATCGGTCCTGCTTCGAAACCAGCAGCCAAACAAATTGTCCCCCTGCTGGAAAGTAACAATTCCTATCTGAAAATCGCTGCTGCCCGTACACTCTGGGCCGTTGATCCGGGGAATAAAGAACACCTGCAGCCGATTATTAAGGTCCTCGTTGACAGTCTACATGTTCCCATCAACGAAGTACGTTCCAGCGCAGCAGTTGCCCTTGCTGAATTAGGCGCACCCGCCGTCGAACCGCTTCTGGAACAACTGAAAACAGAGTACAAAGAAAACCACACAGAACAATGCCAGCAGATCTGTGACGTTTTTGCTCATATGGGAGCCCAGAGCGAAGCAGCCATTCCCACATTAATCAAAGCGTTGAAAGTAGAAAACCCCGAACTGGTCTGGCATGCTGCCAATGCATTGGGTGCCATCTCTGCAAAACCTGATGAAGTCGTACCCGCATTAACTCCTCTGCTGAAAAACTCTTCTCCTGAAGTGCGGGCCCATGCCGCGATTGCATTGGGGAATTTCGGCAGTGCTGCCAAGTCAGCTGTTCCTGAGTTAATCAAACTACTGTCTGATTCGGAACTGAACGTTAAACTGGATGCTGCATCTGCACTGGGTTCAATTGGACCTGATGCTTCCTCTGCCGTACCAGCTCTGGCGAAAGCAATGCAGGACGGTCCGACCGCCTTAACACTCACCAGCGCCTCTGCACTGGCATCTATTGGAAAAGCAGCTGTTCCTGAAGTCACTAAACTGTTAAATGAAGACTCTTCTCTCAAACTCCTGGCGATTCACGTTCTGGGTGAAATTGGTACTGAATCAGAAGAATCCATTCCGGAACTGCTGAAACTGACAAAATCAGATGATACGGATATTCGTGAGACAGCTATCGTCAGCCTGGGAGAAATTGGCCCCAAAGCAATCAAAGCAGAACCTGAGCTGATCAAGATTCTGGAAAACAGTACGGGCACAACCAGAAATAAAGCTGTTTATGCGCTTTCGAAAATAGGCAGCAAAAAAGCATTGCCACTCATTAAAAAATACGCTGAGTCAGATTCAGATGATGAACGCTTTCGGCTCGTGTGTGCCTGGGCACTCCTGAGAGAAGATCCCACCAATCCAGAAGCAGTGAACGCCGCGTTACCCGGTCTGATCAAGGCACTCTCCGATGAAAACGCGCTGCTCCGCAGAGAGGCAGCCAGTGCCATTGCCTTGTCCGGCCCTCTGGCAAAATCTGCTGTTCCCAGTCTGAAAGAAGCCCTTGAAAAAGAAAAAGACCAGCGTGTCACTTTCGAGTTAATCACAGCTTTAGCAGAGATCGGTCCCCCCGCAGCTGCTGCCATTCCTCTGATCAAACCCTATGTCAATTCTGAAGATATGGTTCTGCGAGTGGTTGCCACGTATGCCCTGGCACGCTTTGGCAAACTCTCTGAGTCCGCAGTTCCCCTGCTGGAGAAAGAACTCAAATTACATAATGAACAGGAAAACGCAGTGACTCTCTGGGCTTTAACAAAAATCGATCCGAGTCCCGCCAGAGCCAAAGCAGCTATTCCCGCTCTGACCGATCTGCTCACAAAGCATCCTAACCCGGATGCACGCGTTGAAGCTGCCATCAGCCTGGGAGAATTCGGAATCAAAACTCCGGAAATCACACAGGCTTTGAAAACCGCGGTGAAAGATAAAGATCCACGCGTCAAAAAAGCGGCTGAAGCAGCATTGAAAAAACTCAACAGCTGA
- a CDS encoding formylmethanofuran dehydrogenase subunit C: MAFTFTLKHALTIPIEVDSINHAAVQQLSADEVRALPVLQGNQRASLADFFDVKQSSAESDLMVWVGDCSRVKAIGAELSSGSIRIEGNAGMHLGREMSGGQIQVQGDVADNLATAMRGGEIHVTGNAGDLVGAAWPGSKRGMNGGKILIRGNAGREAGHRMRRGVIVVGGDLGDAAGFDMIAGSIFSFGKIGLCPGASMRRGTIAALSDSAEPELLPTFKYSCQYRPAWMSFFLRELRSVGFPVPEDCLSAEYRRYCGDFLTLGKGEVLVRQ; this comes from the coding sequence ATGGCCTTCACTTTTACTCTCAAGCATGCGCTCACGATTCCGATCGAAGTTGATTCGATCAATCATGCAGCGGTCCAGCAGCTCTCGGCAGATGAGGTACGTGCGCTGCCAGTGCTTCAGGGAAATCAACGCGCTTCCCTCGCTGACTTTTTTGATGTGAAACAGTCCTCTGCCGAATCGGATCTAATGGTCTGGGTGGGGGATTGCTCCCGAGTTAAAGCCATTGGTGCTGAGTTGAGTTCCGGTTCCATTCGCATTGAGGGGAATGCGGGAATGCATCTGGGCCGGGAGATGTCCGGCGGTCAGATTCAGGTTCAAGGTGATGTCGCCGATAACCTGGCGACTGCGATGCGAGGCGGAGAAATCCATGTCACTGGAAATGCCGGTGATCTGGTCGGAGCCGCCTGGCCTGGCAGTAAACGGGGAATGAATGGCGGGAAGATTCTGATTCGCGGTAATGCCGGTAGAGAAGCAGGTCATCGCATGCGGCGGGGAGTGATTGTCGTGGGAGGCGATCTCGGCGATGCAGCTGGTTTTGATATGATTGCTGGTTCGATATTTTCTTTTGGGAAAATTGGTCTGTGTCCCGGTGCCAGCATGCGACGAGGGACGATTGCTGCGTTAAGTGACTCTGCAGAACCTGAGTTACTTCCGACTTTCAAGTATTCCTGTCAATATCGGCCCGCCTGGATGTCATTCTTTCTACGCGAATTGCGTTCAGTCGGTTTTCCTGTTCCGGAAGATTGTCTGAGCGCGGAGTATCGCCGTTACTGTGGAGACTTTCTGACACTTGGCAAGGGAGAAGTTCTGGTCCGCCAGTGA
- a CDS encoding fatty acid CoA ligase family protein, which yields MSISQRNIADRLKQSAQAWPFQKAVVFATGQDKQGRYAYSSLTFQQLDQESDRLARGLIQLGVQPGTRMALMVRPSLEFIALTFALFKAGAVIILIDPGMGRKNIMRCLAEVEPEGFVAIPLAQLIRKLKHRSFPKAHLNVTVGKPVLTSGIDYQWLLGGEWEPFEMVPRSATDPAAVIFTSGSTGPPKGVAYEHGMFWSQVDLLRDYYQIQPGEVDLPGFPLFALFNSAMGVTTVVPDMDPTKPAQVDPEKIIRQINDQGVTQAFGSPAMWNRIGRYCEQHQIQLPSLKRVLSAGAPVPVHVIQRMRQTFTNSVTDISTPYGATESLPVASICGRDVLEKTSAQTQSGAGTCVGTPFPGVQIKIIQIHNEPIESLENAVELPAGEIGEIIVQGPMATREYFQRPEATQLAKIPDGDRFWHRMGDVGYRDAEGKLWFCGRKAHMLETRQGCMFTICCEAIFNQHPRVYRSALVGVGSKPNQKPVIIAEPEQGDYPENQTARDQFTQELLVLGKANPLTDSIETVLFHRALPVDIRHNVKIFREKLTPWAEKQVK from the coding sequence ATGTCTATTTCACAACGAAATATCGCCGACCGTTTAAAGCAGTCCGCACAAGCCTGGCCTTTTCAAAAAGCTGTCGTCTTTGCCACCGGTCAAGATAAGCAAGGCCGGTATGCTTACAGCAGTCTTACTTTCCAGCAACTGGATCAGGAAAGCGATCGACTGGCTCGAGGACTGATTCAACTGGGCGTGCAGCCCGGTACGCGAATGGCTTTGATGGTACGCCCCAGTCTGGAATTTATTGCATTGACCTTTGCGCTATTTAAAGCGGGCGCAGTCATCATTCTGATTGATCCGGGCATGGGCCGAAAAAATATCATGCGCTGTCTGGCGGAAGTGGAACCCGAAGGTTTCGTAGCGATCCCGCTGGCACAGTTGATTCGGAAACTGAAACACCGTTCTTTTCCCAAAGCGCATCTGAATGTGACTGTCGGCAAGCCGGTTCTGACTTCCGGTATCGATTATCAGTGGCTACTGGGGGGAGAGTGGGAACCTTTTGAAATGGTCCCGCGTTCTGCCACCGATCCTGCTGCTGTGATCTTTACGAGCGGCAGTACCGGACCTCCTAAAGGAGTTGCCTACGAGCATGGTATGTTCTGGTCGCAGGTGGATCTGCTGCGTGATTACTATCAGATTCAGCCAGGTGAAGTGGATCTGCCAGGGTTCCCGTTGTTTGCGCTGTTCAATTCTGCCATGGGAGTCACGACCGTGGTTCCCGATATGGACCCGACAAAGCCGGCTCAGGTCGATCCGGAAAAAATCATCCGGCAGATTAACGATCAGGGGGTCACACAAGCCTTCGGATCACCGGCAATGTGGAATCGAATCGGCAGGTATTGCGAACAGCATCAGATTCAACTGCCTTCGCTCAAACGCGTGCTATCCGCAGGAGCCCCGGTTCCCGTGCATGTGATTCAGCGTATGCGGCAGACTTTTACGAATTCAGTAACGGACATCAGTACACCTTATGGCGCGACTGAGTCTCTGCCGGTGGCTTCGATCTGCGGGCGCGATGTATTGGAAAAAACGTCAGCACAGACACAGTCCGGGGCAGGAACTTGTGTCGGGACGCCGTTTCCTGGTGTCCAGATAAAAATCATTCAGATTCATAACGAGCCGATTGAATCGCTTGAAAATGCCGTTGAATTACCTGCTGGTGAGATTGGTGAGATCATCGTACAGGGCCCGATGGCGACCCGTGAATATTTTCAGCGGCCCGAAGCAACACAGCTGGCAAAAATACCAGACGGCGATCGGTTCTGGCATCGTATGGGAGATGTCGGTTATCGGGATGCGGAAGGAAAACTCTGGTTCTGTGGACGCAAGGCACACATGCTGGAAACCCGTCAGGGCTGCATGTTCACAATTTGTTGTGAAGCGATTTTCAATCAGCATCCACGAGTCTATCGCAGTGCGCTGGTGGGAGTCGGCTCAAAACCGAATCAGAAACCGGTGATCATCGCCGAGCCGGAGCAGGGGGACTATCCTGAAAATCAGACAGCCCGTGATCAGTTCACACAGGAACTGCTGGTATTGGGCAAAGCAAATCCGTTAACGGACTCGATCGAAACCGTTCTGTTTCATCGTGCTCTGCCTGTTGATATCCGGCATAATGTCAAAATCTTTCGTGAAAAATTAACTCCCTGGGCAGAGAAACAGGTCAAATGA
- a CDS encoding molybdopterin-dependent oxidoreductase: MYNNPDSEKYQTGAPPLPPENDDETIISADTRRQERIPAGQTRTRKWPVLHATTVPAVNLDTWKLEIGGLVKTPLTFSWDEFQQLPRTRVFADFHCVTRWSRLGNLWEGVTGQEIMRRAGVHPDARYVVATGYDGDWTTNLPLKDFQSEDVLLCDLHDGQPLIPDHGGPVRLIVPLLYAWKSAKWLKRIDFLAEDDPGYWERCGYHHHGDPWVVDKDNPDGERFESQDQIPPGFDK, encoded by the coding sequence ATGTATAACAATCCGGATTCAGAGAAATATCAGACCGGTGCCCCACCTCTTCCCCCGGAAAATGATGACGAAACCATCATCAGTGCCGATACACGCCGGCAGGAACGGATTCCCGCCGGACAGACACGGACACGAAAATGGCCTGTGCTGCACGCCACCACTGTCCCTGCGGTCAATCTCGACACCTGGAAACTGGAAATTGGTGGCCTGGTAAAAACCCCGCTCACTTTCAGCTGGGACGAATTCCAACAGCTCCCGCGCACCCGGGTCTTCGCGGATTTCCATTGTGTCACACGCTGGTCCCGGCTGGGAAATTTGTGGGAAGGAGTTACCGGACAGGAAATCATGCGACGCGCCGGCGTTCACCCGGATGCCCGCTACGTGGTTGCCACCGGCTATGACGGCGACTGGACGACCAACCTGCCTTTGAAAGACTTTCAGTCGGAGGACGTTCTGCTCTGCGATCTGCATGATGGCCAGCCGCTGATTCCCGATCATGGCGGACCGGTTCGTCTGATCGTCCCCCTGCTCTATGCCTGGAAAAGTGCCAAGTGGCTCAAACGGATCGATTTTCTTGCCGAGGACGATCCGGGCTACTGGGAACGCTGCGGCTATCATCACCATGGCGACCCCTGGGTGGTCGATAAAGACAACCCGGACGGTGAACGCTTTGAATCACAGGACCAGATCCCGCCTGGCTTTGATAAGTGA
- the pckA gene encoding phosphoenolpyruvate carboxykinase (ATP) has product MESFDLSEHGINVDWVMRNPDPSMLYEEAIRFEPGASISDTGALIAYSGEKTGRSPKDKRVVKHKNSSDDIWWGDVNYPLDQHAFFCNRERATDYLNICPHLYVIDAFAGWDPEYQIKVRVICSRPYHALFMHNMLIRPTEEQLENFGKPDYVIYNAGTFPANRFTTGMTSKTSVDLSIEDGEIVILGTEYAGEMKKGIFTVMNYLMPKRGILSMHCSATADRQTGRSSVLFGLSGTGKTTLSADPKRFLIGDDEHCWTDNGIFNIEGGCYAKAIYLARENEPEIFQALRYGAVLENVVYDEARHHVDFDDTSFTQNTRGAYPIEFMPSAKIPCLADHPNDVIFLTCDAFGVLPPVSRLTPEQAMYHFISGYTAKVAGTEMGVDEPEATFSPCFGGPFLVWHPGKYADLLAEKIRKYNANVWLVNTGWNGGAYGVGNRISLKDTRAIIDAIHSGTLVHAPTEVDPIFGTATITKCPGVDDHILVPHSSWDDQNSYKNTAIKLATAFNDNFMKYASGVSEEVLAAAPRV; this is encoded by the coding sequence ATGGAGTCGTTCGATCTGTCCGAACATGGAATCAACGTGGACTGGGTAATGCGTAACCCTGATCCATCAATGTTGTACGAAGAAGCCATTCGATTTGAACCAGGGGCTTCGATTTCGGATACGGGTGCGTTGATTGCCTATTCTGGTGAGAAAACAGGGCGTTCTCCTAAAGATAAACGGGTCGTCAAACATAAAAATTCCTCTGATGATATCTGGTGGGGTGATGTGAATTACCCCCTTGATCAGCACGCGTTCTTCTGTAATCGAGAACGCGCGACCGATTATCTGAATATCTGCCCGCACCTGTATGTGATTGACGCATTTGCCGGCTGGGATCCTGAGTATCAGATTAAAGTCCGCGTGATCTGTTCGCGTCCTTATCATGCATTGTTTATGCATAACATGCTGATTCGGCCAACCGAAGAGCAACTGGAAAACTTCGGCAAGCCGGACTATGTGATTTACAACGCGGGCACCTTTCCTGCGAATCGCTTTACGACAGGCATGACTTCCAAAACCAGCGTAGACCTCAGCATTGAAGATGGCGAGATCGTGATTCTGGGAACAGAGTACGCAGGCGAAATGAAGAAAGGTATCTTCACTGTCATGAACTACCTGATGCCGAAACGGGGAATTCTGTCGATGCACTGCTCCGCGACTGCGGATCGGCAGACGGGCCGCTCATCGGTGTTGTTTGGTCTGTCGGGAACGGGAAAAACCACACTCTCTGCAGATCCCAAGCGGTTCCTGATTGGTGATGACGAACACTGCTGGACGGATAATGGAATTTTCAACATCGAAGGAGGCTGTTACGCCAAGGCGATTTATCTCGCGCGGGAAAACGAGCCGGAAATCTTTCAGGCGCTGCGTTATGGTGCCGTACTGGAAAATGTCGTATACGATGAAGCCCGACATCATGTTGATTTCGATGATACCAGCTTCACACAGAATACCCGCGGCGCGTATCCGATCGAATTCATGCCCAGTGCCAAAATTCCCTGCCTGGCAGATCATCCCAATGATGTGATCTTCCTGACCTGTGATGCATTTGGCGTCCTGCCTCCAGTGAGTCGTCTTACACCCGAGCAGGCCATGTATCACTTTATCAGTGGTTATACAGCGAAAGTCGCCGGAACAGAAATGGGAGTGGATGAACCGGAAGCCACCTTTTCTCCCTGTTTTGGCGGGCCGTTCCTGGTCTGGCATCCGGGGAAATACGCCGACCTGCTGGCTGAGAAAATCAGGAAGTACAACGCCAACGTCTGGCTGGTCAATACCGGCTGGAATGGTGGCGCCTACGGCGTGGGAAATCGTATCAGCCTGAAAGACACGCGGGCGATTATCGATGCCATTCATTCCGGAACCCTGGTGCATGCACCGACCGAAGTCGATCCCATTTTTGGAACCGCCACCATTACGAAATGCCCCGGCGTGGATGATCATATTCTGGTACCGCATTCTTCCTGGGACGATCAGAACTCCTATAAAAATACGGCAATCAAACTGGCGACCGCCTTCAACGACAACTTTATGAAATACGCATCCGGTGTTTCAGAAGAAGTCCTGGCAGCAGCTCCGCGGGTCTGA
- a CDS encoding prenyltransferase/squalene oxidase repeat-containing protein: MYRHCNHIQVHLLGILLFIPGQLIAEDQTPGIRVERGEFKSRQQLGSNALLKGRRWLVQQQRYDGSWQSKTYASLESRIATSALVMSTLVEITPPGAAQGESISRGFAFLKSKINQEEIWKSIEAESNYPLYSICLILATLNQYQPEATANRELRDSLSQELLRRQRILQADRISEGDVAGGWRPGSDSFQQGSAANPANVSVTFFALAALSGAQKLPLKNRIGALEYLQHCQLPTEATGAGGFVFTILPDHPLNKAGSKRTRSGKLYGVPYLSASCDGISALLACDVTSDDRRIQSALTVLSQLLHSRLAEFPFNIKRSYQKLDALYFYEAAATARVWKQMREKGVVNQFLNSRCHEVLQTLIEKQHADGHWENPLPWMMEDDPLIATAFALQAIYRCQTPAD, encoded by the coding sequence ATGTATCGGCACTGCAATCACATCCAGGTTCATTTACTCGGAATACTACTGTTTATACCGGGTCAGCTGATCGCGGAAGACCAGACACCTGGAATCCGGGTGGAGCGCGGGGAATTCAAATCGCGACAGCAACTGGGTAGCAATGCGCTTTTGAAGGGCAGACGCTGGCTGGTACAGCAGCAGAGATACGATGGCAGCTGGCAATCGAAAACTTATGCCAGTCTCGAGAGCAGAATCGCGACCAGTGCACTGGTGATGTCAACGCTGGTGGAAATCACGCCACCAGGTGCAGCCCAAGGTGAATCAATCAGTCGCGGTTTCGCCTTTCTCAAATCAAAAATTAACCAGGAAGAGATCTGGAAGTCGATTGAGGCAGAATCGAATTATCCCCTGTATTCAATCTGTCTGATATTGGCGACGCTGAATCAATATCAGCCGGAAGCAACTGCAAATCGGGAACTTCGGGACTCATTAAGCCAGGAATTGTTACGCCGGCAGCGAATATTGCAAGCGGATCGAATCTCAGAAGGTGATGTCGCGGGGGGATGGAGGCCAGGTAGTGATTCATTCCAGCAGGGTTCCGCAGCCAATCCGGCGAACGTCTCTGTCACTTTCTTTGCCCTCGCCGCGCTGTCCGGGGCGCAAAAATTACCACTCAAGAACCGCATCGGGGCACTGGAATATCTGCAGCACTGTCAACTTCCAACTGAAGCCACGGGCGCGGGTGGTTTTGTGTTTACGATCCTTCCCGATCATCCTCTGAATAAAGCGGGTTCTAAACGCACCCGGTCAGGTAAGCTTTATGGCGTCCCCTATCTCTCTGCCAGCTGTGATGGGATTTCCGCTCTGCTGGCCTGCGATGTGACTTCTGATGATCGAAGGATTCAGTCTGCGCTCACCGTTCTGTCTCAATTGTTGCATTCGCGACTCGCTGAGTTCCCGTTCAATATAAAGCGTTCGTACCAGAAACTGGATGCCCTCTATTTTTACGAAGCCGCAGCGACAGCCCGTGTCTGGAAACAAATGAGGGAAAAAGGTGTGGTAAATCAGTTTCTGAATTCACGCTGTCATGAGGTCTTGCAGACACTCATTGAGAAACAGCATGCAGACGGGCACTGGGAAAACCCGCTCCCCTGGATGATGGAAGACGACCCACTGATTGCAACCGCATTCGCACTCCAGGCGATTTATCGCTGTCAGACTCCGGCTGATTAG
- a CDS encoding prenyltransferase/squalene oxidase repeat-containing protein yields MKSAFLSKNLLCVRTLIYCLSFILAPCTDLRQVTSTVQAGNPVRNDPKTRQAIERGMDWLISAIHRDGTVGPDRYHMPDLSCTAMTGLVLLSEGSTPRAGKYQKQSRLVLYGVLDLVESRPLNRSKDNITLVQRKIGLNADLFLATLYLSQIYYDAPGEEKAIRAALGKLVNYICLTQGKDGTWGNESWAPVLGTILGWECLRAASSAGLRIEASEQLVGQALMKHLREQPDDRRNWMQQFYKEAAGVRVLYSLGYRDTPEFQESVHTILERVKTEPRVFRFAGGEEYLAFYFITECMLKGQQESWKYWYPQVRDGVLRTQNQDGSWKGHHCITDRTFCTAGVLLTLLSPNFSLPTSDL; encoded by the coding sequence ATGAAAAGTGCATTTTTATCGAAGAATCTGTTGTGTGTCCGCACTCTGATTTATTGTCTGAGTTTCATACTTGCTCCCTGTACTGATTTAAGACAGGTGACCTCGACGGTGCAGGCGGGCAATCCGGTCCGAAACGATCCCAAAACCCGACAGGCGATCGAACGGGGGATGGACTGGTTGATCTCGGCGATTCACAGAGATGGAACAGTGGGGCCAGACCGGTATCATATGCCGGACCTCAGTTGTACTGCGATGACAGGTCTCGTGCTCCTTTCTGAAGGGAGTACTCCTCGTGCAGGAAAGTATCAGAAACAGAGTCGGCTGGTCTTGTATGGGGTATTGGATCTGGTCGAATCTCGCCCGTTAAATCGATCAAAAGATAATATCACCCTGGTACAGAGAAAGATCGGTCTCAATGCAGATCTGTTTCTGGCGACACTTTATCTGAGTCAGATTTACTACGATGCTCCGGGGGAAGAGAAAGCAATTCGCGCTGCTCTGGGCAAACTGGTTAATTACATCTGTCTGACACAGGGAAAAGATGGCACCTGGGGAAACGAGAGCTGGGCTCCCGTACTGGGAACGATTTTAGGCTGGGAATGTCTGCGAGCGGCCAGTTCGGCTGGCTTGCGAATTGAAGCTTCGGAACAGCTGGTAGGTCAGGCGCTGATGAAGCATTTACGGGAGCAGCCCGATGACAGGCGAAACTGGATGCAACAGTTCTATAAAGAGGCGGCAGGTGTGCGCGTGCTGTATTCACTGGGATACAGAGATACTCCAGAGTTTCAGGAGAGTGTGCACACGATTCTGGAAAGAGTGAAAACGGAACCGCGGGTTTTTCGTTTTGCCGGGGGAGAAGAATATCTGGCCTTTTATTTTATTACGGAATGCATGCTCAAGGGACAGCAGGAGAGCTGGAAATACTGGTATCCTCAGGTGCGCGACGGAGTCTTGAGAACTCAAAACCAGGATGGCAGCTGGAAAGGACATCATTGTATTACCGACCGCACCTTTTGTACTGCTGGCGTTCTGCTGACATTGTTATCCCCAAACTTCAGTCTTCCCACTTCAGATCTGTAA